From a single Microbacterium murale genomic region:
- a CDS encoding alpha/beta fold hydrolase, with translation MSDEVGRALIADLCRIPNPEAIDRTTFVELGGVEQFVSIRGRDSTNPVLIVCHGGPALPSLPSSWIWQRGVEDYFTVVNYDQRASGKSAARVNDETDLSVDRYVEDLVELIAWLQGELGVRKVGVLGHSWGTILGVTLAQRRPDLLWCYIGVGQVISGPENEVESFGHAVRSATADQNDEALAELRALGEYPGAQPLTIERIVTCRKWAQHYGGLSAFRSEFAYFTDATELSPYYTDDDLELIGVGQQATMPKALPALLGFDARDQVAFDVPMVQFLGRHDWTTPTAPVERWIERVTAPSKDVVWFENSAHLCMHEEPGKFVVSLVNLALPHAAATASARGGVN, from the coding sequence ATGAGCGACGAAGTCGGCCGAGCATTGATCGCGGATCTGTGCCGCATCCCCAATCCTGAAGCGATCGATCGCACGACGTTCGTCGAGCTGGGTGGAGTCGAGCAATTCGTCTCGATCCGCGGTCGAGACTCCACCAACCCGGTGCTGATCGTCTGCCACGGCGGCCCGGCGCTTCCTTCACTGCCGTCGTCGTGGATCTGGCAGCGAGGAGTCGAGGACTACTTCACAGTCGTCAACTACGACCAGCGTGCGAGTGGTAAGTCTGCGGCACGCGTGAACGACGAGACGGACCTGAGCGTCGACCGGTACGTCGAAGATCTCGTGGAGCTGATCGCCTGGCTCCAGGGCGAGCTCGGCGTGAGGAAAGTGGGTGTACTCGGCCACAGCTGGGGAACGATCCTCGGAGTCACGTTGGCGCAGAGACGACCCGACCTGCTCTGGTGCTACATCGGTGTCGGCCAGGTGATCTCCGGTCCCGAGAACGAAGTGGAGAGCTTCGGACACGCCGTGCGCAGCGCGACCGCGGATCAGAACGACGAAGCCCTCGCGGAGCTTCGAGCGCTCGGCGAGTACCCCGGCGCGCAACCCTTGACGATCGAACGGATCGTGACCTGCCGGAAGTGGGCGCAACACTACGGGGGCCTGTCCGCGTTTCGATCCGAGTTCGCCTACTTCACGGATGCGACAGAGCTGTCGCCGTACTACACGGATGATGATCTGGAGCTCATCGGTGTCGGACAGCAGGCGACGATGCCGAAGGCGCTCCCCGCACTGCTCGGCTTCGATGCGCGGGATCAGGTCGCGTTCGATGTGCCCATGGTGCAGTTTCTCGGCCGCCACGACTGGACGACTCCGACGGCTCCTGTCGAGCGTTGGATCGAACGGGTGACTGCGCCATCGAAGGACGTCGTCTGGTTCGAGAACTCGGCACACCTGTGCATGCACGAGGAGCCCGGGAAGTTCGTGGTGAGCCTGGTGAACCTGGCGTTGCCGCACGCCGCAGCGACCGCATCCGCGCGGGGCGGGGTGAACTGA
- a CDS encoding GntR family transcriptional regulator yields MNHQGALADVLRQSIIDGDFAPGARLSEAALAERFEVSRNTLREAFRVLAEQGLIEHIPHRGVSVAAPSIADVIDIYRARRVIECSALRQSEPEHPAVQLMRSALAEAEQHLPNEEWHRVGSANMAFHDAIVSLADSPRLARTYRDVAAELRLVFLEIDDPRALHEPFVRKNRIVLKTLLEDGPHAAADALESYLISSERTVLGAFARMGRG; encoded by the coding sequence GTGAACCATCAAGGAGCGCTGGCCGATGTGCTGCGGCAGAGCATCATCGACGGCGACTTCGCGCCAGGGGCCCGCCTCTCGGAGGCAGCGCTGGCAGAACGGTTCGAGGTCTCCCGCAACACCCTGCGGGAGGCGTTCCGCGTGCTGGCAGAGCAGGGGCTCATCGAGCACATCCCGCACCGCGGCGTCTCGGTAGCGGCGCCCTCGATAGCCGATGTCATCGACATCTACCGTGCGCGCCGCGTGATCGAGTGCTCTGCGCTGCGCCAGTCGGAGCCGGAACATCCGGCGGTGCAACTGATGCGATCCGCTCTCGCCGAGGCCGAGCAGCATCTGCCGAACGAGGAATGGCACCGGGTCGGCAGCGCGAACATGGCCTTCCATGATGCGATCGTCTCCCTCGCCGACAGCCCCCGACTCGCCCGCACTTATCGTGACGTCGCGGCAGAGCTTCGTCTGGTGTTCCTGGAGATCGACGACCCCCGCGCACTGCACGAACCGTTCGTGCGCAAGAACCGCATCGTCCTCAAGACCCTTCTCGAAGACGGCCCGCATGCTGCGGCCGATGCGCTGGAGAGCTATCTCATCTCGTCCGAGCGCACCGTTCTCGGCGCGTTCGCCCGCATGGGGCGCGGGTAG
- a CDS encoding TPM domain-containing protein — MTNRVRRAMTAGSALLLSALVLTPAIAANAETPPRLDPGYVSDLSGVLDDADEARLEERLGELASDERLPELYVVLVPDFESPSNALAWADDTAQRNNLAPDQYLLAIATDGRSLAISAEYGGEGVSAGPLSESRVLDIENGLGGGYLADDDWAGGIEYVADEFSKVPTPWWVWLLGAAGLILVIFLITRLVLFLRRRASLAAELRTLEGQKKRAARQLVQTDEAVRTSEQELGFVTAEFGEETTSEYADVLDACRSRLQEAFQLLEKLEDADEDSTQETRSWTDTIIRLCAQVDGDLEGRKREMASLRALADGAADTLTRLKSERADAAAFQNEAAVRLTSLAAAFPPADLVGVADNADEIGRRLAAADGQLDALQKAVHARKPRAITQAVHEIERLLAEARDLRDAVGAQADALAARSVPPAEAAGSIIDRAKAAVHAAEMSVQARPGEVTSFPLMRLQLAQRQLAESVAAAGTDDAERLAASALSAAEQVQSLVGSSTAPESRRFARSAQPSESGPVMYDSPASRATERSEWQRPRVYEEDDGTAGKAVWGGVCGGALGFFGSMSVAAEQPGLILLFVLGGAVIGALSGAFGGSGGGSSSSSGWGGSSRSSSSRSSSSRSSSSRSFGGSSGGSRSSGRSGGRRF, encoded by the coding sequence ATGACGAATCGGGTACGACGTGCGATGACAGCGGGATCGGCGCTGTTGCTCAGCGCCCTCGTCCTCACTCCTGCCATCGCCGCCAACGCCGAGACTCCGCCGAGACTCGACCCGGGGTATGTCAGCGACCTTTCCGGTGTGCTCGACGACGCAGACGAGGCACGTCTCGAGGAACGTCTCGGGGAGCTCGCGTCCGACGAGCGCCTCCCCGAGCTCTACGTGGTGCTGGTACCCGACTTCGAGAGCCCCTCCAACGCGCTCGCCTGGGCCGACGACACCGCCCAGCGCAACAATCTCGCACCCGACCAGTACCTTCTCGCGATCGCCACGGACGGCCGCAGTCTCGCCATATCGGCCGAGTACGGCGGCGAGGGCGTCTCAGCCGGCCCCCTCTCCGAATCCCGGGTGCTCGACATCGAGAACGGGCTGGGCGGAGGCTACCTCGCGGACGACGACTGGGCCGGCGGGATCGAGTACGTCGCCGACGAATTCTCGAAGGTCCCGACGCCGTGGTGGGTGTGGCTGCTGGGGGCAGCCGGACTCATCCTGGTCATCTTCCTCATCACACGGCTCGTGCTCTTCCTGCGCCGCCGTGCGAGTCTGGCCGCCGAGCTGCGAACGCTTGAAGGACAGAAGAAGCGCGCCGCCCGTCAACTGGTCCAGACCGATGAGGCGGTGCGCACCAGCGAGCAGGAGCTCGGATTCGTGACCGCGGAGTTCGGCGAGGAGACCACCTCCGAGTACGCCGACGTCCTGGACGCGTGCCGATCCCGTCTGCAGGAAGCGTTCCAGCTTCTCGAGAAGCTGGAGGACGCCGACGAGGACTCCACGCAGGAAACCCGGTCCTGGACCGACACGATCATCCGGCTGTGCGCGCAGGTCGACGGCGATCTCGAAGGGCGCAAGCGTGAGATGGCCTCCCTTCGGGCCCTGGCCGACGGAGCGGCGGACACCCTGACCCGGCTGAAGTCGGAACGCGCGGACGCTGCAGCTTTCCAGAACGAGGCGGCAGTTCGTCTCACCTCCCTCGCTGCCGCATTCCCGCCGGCGGATCTCGTCGGTGTAGCGGACAACGCCGACGAGATCGGCCGTCGGCTGGCCGCCGCAGACGGCCAGCTCGACGCACTGCAGAAGGCGGTTCACGCGCGCAAACCGCGGGCGATCACCCAGGCCGTGCACGAGATCGAGCGACTGCTCGCAGAGGCGAGGGACCTCCGCGACGCCGTCGGCGCCCAGGCGGACGCGCTCGCTGCGCGGTCTGTGCCACCCGCCGAAGCTGCGGGCTCGATCATCGACCGGGCGAAGGCAGCCGTGCACGCGGCGGAGATGTCGGTGCAAGCGCGGCCTGGTGAGGTGACGTCGTTCCCGTTGATGCGGTTGCAGCTGGCCCAGCGGCAGCTCGCCGAGTCCGTGGCTGCCGCCGGCACGGATGACGCGGAGCGGCTGGCGGCATCCGCCCTGTCCGCCGCCGAGCAGGTGCAGAGCCTCGTCGGCTCATCGACGGCACCCGAGAGCCGCCGGTTCGCCCGATCCGCGCAGCCGTCCGAGAGCGGTCCTGTCATGTACGACTCACCTGCCTCTCGCGCGACCGAGCGCTCCGAATGGCAGCGCCCGCGCGTATACGAAGAGGACGACGGCACAGCAGGGAAGGCCGTGTGGGGCGGGGTCTGCGGTGGCGCCCTCGGATTCTTCGGCAGTATGAGCGTCGCCGCGGAGCAGCCGGGGCTCATCCTGCTGTTCGTCCTCG
- a CDS encoding VOC family protein — MNEKLAAATSMGAVTLFVADLDAMTAFYRDVVTLEVQDAAGDTVTLGRARTPLVVLHHDPSLSHAAAGSAGLFHTAIVFESQAALAGALFSVAQRAPQTFTGSADHLVSQAFYLTDPEGNGIELYWDRDRSEWSWTHGQIEMATLYLDPNAFLRKHLVEGATNTAAARIGHVHLSVGDVATAREFYVNRLGFDSTASLGEQALFVSAGGYHHHMAMNVWNSRGAGPRMPALGLGQVDLALPNADALGELGERLAHYGTEVRDDGRTLMFQDPWNNTLKAELAA, encoded by the coding sequence ATGAATGAAAAGCTTGCCGCGGCGACATCGATGGGTGCCGTCACCCTGTTCGTCGCCGACCTCGATGCGATGACGGCGTTCTACCGCGATGTCGTCACGCTCGAGGTGCAGGATGCTGCCGGTGACACCGTGACGCTCGGGCGCGCCCGCACTCCGCTGGTCGTGCTCCATCACGATCCGTCGTTGAGCCATGCCGCCGCCGGCTCCGCCGGGCTCTTCCACACGGCGATCGTGTTCGAGTCGCAGGCGGCGCTCGCCGGCGCCCTGTTCTCGGTCGCGCAACGCGCGCCCCAGACGTTCACGGGCAGCGCCGACCACCTGGTCAGCCAGGCGTTCTATCTCACCGACCCCGAGGGCAACGGCATCGAGCTGTACTGGGACCGCGACCGCAGTGAATGGTCGTGGACGCACGGCCAGATCGAGATGGCCACGCTCTATCTCGATCCGAACGCGTTCCTCCGCAAGCATCTCGTCGAGGGCGCGACGAACACCGCCGCCGCGCGGATCGGGCACGTGCACCTCTCTGTCGGCGACGTCGCTACCGCCCGCGAGTTCTACGTGAATCGCCTGGGCTTCGACAGCACTGCATCCCTCGGTGAGCAGGCGCTGTTCGTCAGCGCGGGCGGATACCACCACCACATGGCCATGAACGTCTGGAACTCGCGCGGCGCCGGCCCGCGGATGCCGGCACTCGGGCTCGGGCAGGTCGATCTCGCCCTGCCGAACGCGGACGCGCTGGGTGAACTCGGCGAGCGCCTTGCGCACTACGGCACCGAGGTGCGCGACGACGGCCGCACTCTGATGTTCCAGGATCCGTGGAACAACACGCTGAAGGCAGAGCTCGCCGCCTGA